Sequence from the Marinobacter gudaonensis genome:
TGGGGTGGAGTTTTTCCCGAGCGTGGAGCCGGATTCGGCGCAGGTACAGGTCAGGGCCCGGGGCGATCTCTCCGTTTGGGAGCGGGATGCCATTGTGCGGGAGGTGGAACAGCGTCTGCGTGGCATGCCCGAGGTGAAGGCCCTCTACGCACGTTCAATGGTTCGCCCCGGGTCGCAGTTGGCGCCGGATGTGATCGGCGTTCTGCAGTTCCAGTTTACCGACTGGTTCACCCGTCGCCCGGCCAGTGCCATCCTCGAGGATTTCCGCGATCTGACGGCGGACATTCCCGGCATAGAGCTGGAGTTTCGCAAGCAGGAGGGCGGACCGGCGGAGGGTAAGCCCATTGAACTGCAGGTGAGCAGCCGCAGTGCCGGCAACCTGAACGGCTACGTGAATGAGATCAAGGAAAAGATGCGCGAGCTGGGCGGCTTTGTGGACATCGAGGACGATCGTAGCCTGCCCGGTATCGAGTGGCGGCTGCAGGTGGATCGCGAGGCGGCGGCGCGCTTTGGTACAGACGTGCTGGGTATCGGCAGCGCGGTCAGACTGGTTACCAACGGCCTGGTTCTGGCTACCTACCGGCCGGAAGACGTGCGGGATGAAGTCGATATTGTGGTCCGCGTGCCCAACAACTGGCGGGAATTGGACCATCTTCAGCGACAGACCATCAACACGCCCAGGGGCCAGGTGCCGTTGTCGGAATTCGTGGATCTGCGCCCGGGTGACAAGACCAACAGCATTGTGCGGGTGGATGGCCAGCGCACCGTCACCATCAAATCCGAGCTGGCCGAGGGCCGTCGGGTGGACGAACTGCTGCGTTCACTCCAGGCCGCGATGCCCGAGCCGCCAGAGGGCGTGTCGGTGAAGTTCGCTGGTGAGAATGAAGACCAGCAGCAGGCTTCAAACTTCCTGGCCACCGCGTTCCTGGTGGCGATTGGCCTGATGCTGCTGATTCTGGTGACCCAGTTCAATTCCCTGTATCAGACCTTCCTGATCCTGTCGGCCATCGTGCTATCCACCGCCGGGGTTCTGTTGGGGCTCCTGGTGAACGGCCAGTCCTTCGGCATAGTGATGGTGGGCATGGGCACCATTGCCCTGGCGGGCATCGTGGTGAACAACAACATCATTCTGATCGACACCTACAACCAGATGCGCAAGGACGGCATGGACGCCTATGAGGCAGCCCTGGAAACCGGTTGCCTGCGTCTCAGGCCGGTGCTGCTCACTGCGATCACGACGGTTTTGGGTCTGATGCCCATGGTACTGGGCGTGAACGTGGATCTGCTCACGCCCTCCCTGGGCCTGGGTGCGCCTTCCACCCAGTGGTGGACCCAGCTCTCCAGCGCCATTGCCGGCGGACTCACCTTCGCGACCATGCTGACCCTGCTGCTGACACCGGCCCTGCTGGTGCTGGGAAACCGGGCCGGCCGGTCCATACGGGGCCTGGCCGGACGGGTGCGTGGCGCTTGATGGCTAGTGCCGGATGCGGTTGGCCAAGTCCTGAGCGCGGGTGGCCATGGCCTCAAGTTCCGGCACCGTGCGCAAGTTGTTCTGGGCCGCCTGGTGCATGGCCTCGGAGGTTTCGGCAACGTCAGTGACGTTGCGGTTGATATCCTCACACACGCTGGTCTGTTCCTCGGCGGCGGTGGCAACCTGCGTGGTGGCGTCGTTGATACTGCCCATACGGTGGTTGATGCCGGCGAGTGTGGTACGCACCGCCTCTACCGCTTCGCTGCTTTCTCCGGCCACCACGCCTGACGCTTCCATGAACTCGGTAGCATCCCGCGAGGCATTGCTGATAGCCCCAATGATCTGGTCGATCTCCACGGTGGCTTCCTGGGTCTTGGCTGCCAGGTTGCGGACCTCATCCGCCACCACAGCAAAGCCCCGACCGGCCTCGCCCGCGCGGGCGGCTTCAATGGCGGCATTCAGCGCCAGCAGGTTGGTCTGGTCCGCAATCTCCCGGATGACCTTCATGACGTCGCCCACTTTCTTACCGTCGCTGGCCAGTTGGTTGACGGTTTGCGCGGAACTGCGGATCTGGTCGGTAAGGCGGCGCATGCTGTCCACCGCCCGGTTGATCTGCGTGTCGGCGGTAGCGGTTTCTTCGGAGGTCTGAGCCACCTCCGTGGCCACTGACGCTGCGTGCCGGGCAACGTCTTCGGCGGTGGCCGACATCTCATTCATGGCAGTGGCGATCTGCTCAATCCGCTGGTGGGCGAGGTCCGACTGACTGACCACGCTGTCAGCGTTCAGTCGTATCAGCTCGCCGGTATCGTTCAGCTGCCGGGCATTGTCCTTCAACTGGGCACCAGTATCGCTCAGGAAACGGTGCAGGTTGCGCGCAGCATCAGCCAATTGGCCCAGCTCGTCCGCGCGCTGCATGGTGACAGGATCAGACAGGTCGCCGTCGCCCAGCCGGGAAATCTGCGCCGTCAGTTTCTGGGCGGGGCGCACCACGCCGGAGATCAGAATCAGGATCAGCACGACCGTACCCAGAACAATCGCCAGCAACAGGACGCTGGCCACCAGCCAGCTGCGCTCGGTCACGGTCGTGTTGAGCGCCTCGGCCCGGGTCAGGCTGTCTTCACGAACTGCCCGGGCTGCTTCCTGGATCAGGCGGGCCGGCTCCCGATCAATGCCCTGAACCGCTTCGTCGCCAGCGTTGGGGTCAAAGCCAGCACGGGTGAAGGCTTCAAAGCCGCGTCGGTAAGCCTGGCCCATCTCCCGATGGGCCTGACTGAACTGGGTCATGAGAGCCTTGGCGTCCGGTTCGGTCATGCGCGGAATCAGTGTTTTCAATTGGGACTGGATCGCCGCCTCCCGGTCCTGGAAACGCTGCCAGTACTTCTCCAGCTGTTCGGGATCGGAACCGCGAATAAGTACGTTTTTCCATTCCTGGACCTGAGTCTTGAACTCCGAGAGTACATCCTGAGACTCCAGAGCAGTGACCATCCGGTTACCAACCAGATCGTTAAAATCGTCTTTGACGTTGAGAGAGAAATTGAGGTAAACGACCGCCACAGCCGCTACTACCAGGTTCGCGGCAAGAACAACCAGGAGAACCCGGTTGAGAATGCTTTTTGAATACCAGCCCATGGAAGCTTCCCGAAAAAGTTGAAGGTGACAGATCAGTGGCGTTGGCAATCGTTTATTATTGGCGACGATAATGTCGGCATCGTTTGCATAACCATGAGCCTTTATTGCACGAGAATTGTGAATTTTTTATGACAGAACCCCATGACTAACCCGCTGACACTTCTTTACCGCGACGAGCACCTGCTCGTGGTTCACAAACCGGCGGGCCTGCTGGTGCACCGGAGCCCGATTGATCGGCATGAAACGGAGTTTGCGCTGCAGTATGCCAGGGCGCTGAATGGCGGGGAGCACGTATACCCGGTGCATCGACTGGATCGGCCGACCTCTGGTGTCCTGGTGTTTGCCAGAGACAGCGACACGGCGCGTCGCCTTGGACTGGCAATGATGGCGGGATCGGTTCGAAAGACCTATCTGGCCATGGTGCGAGGGTGGCCGCCATCGCGGGGCGAGATCGATTATCCGCTGAGGGAGGAACCCGAGGATCGCCGGCTGAAAGGTTTGGAGCAGCCGGTTCGAGAGGCCATCACCCGTTACCGGACCCTGGCAACCACCGAGATTCCGGTGGCCATCGAGAAATACCCCAGCAGCAGATACGCGGTAGTGGCGCTATATCCGGAAACCGGACGAAAACATCAGCTTCGACGGCACATGAAGCATATTCACCATCCGATCATCGGAGATGCCAATCACGGCCGCGGGCGTCACAATCGCTACTTCGCAGAGCGTTTCGGCCAGGGCAGGTTGATGCTGGCGGCGACGGCGATTGCCTTTGATCATCCGGTCTCCGGCGAGTCCGTGGTGGTGCAGGCGAAACCGGAAGCAAGCTTTATGGAGGTGCTGTCGATATTTCCCGGCTTTGCGTTGCCCGGTCAGGCCGGATAATTGAGGAATTTGGCGCAGATGTCCGCGAAGGGCAGGGGCTTGCTGTACCGGTAGCCCTGGAGGTAATCGCAACCCTTGTCGAAAAGCCAGGCCTCGTGGGACTCCAGTTCCACGCCCTCTGCCACTACGGAAAGGCCCAGCCCGCGGGCAAGACCGATGATCGACAGGGTGATGGCACAGTCGTTTTCATCGTCGGGCAGGTTGTTAATGAACGACCGGTCTATCTTGATTCGTGAGAACGGCAGGCTCTTGAGGCGGGAAAGCGATGAGTAACCGGTGCCGAAATCATCGATGGCGAGCTCTGCGCCGGCCTCCACCAGTTGTTCCAGAACCCCGCTGATTACCTCGAAATCCCCCTGTATGGAATCTTCGGTGACTTCGAACTGAAGGGCGGTGAGGGGCATTTCATACAGTTCGCAAATTTTTCGGACCAGTTCCGGCAACTCTTGAACCAGCACCTGTTCTGCCGACAGATTGACGGAGATCGTTGGCAGGCGTAAGCCCGCGTCCATGCCTTCCCGCCAGTGCCGGCAGACCCGTTCCAGTACGCAGGCCCCCAGTTCGTACATCAGGCCAGCGCTTCGGGCAACGTCGAGAAATTCAATGGGCGACAGCCAGCCGCGCCGTGGATGCTGCCACCGCACCAGGGCCTCCATGCTTTCCATGTGTTGCCCGGTGCGATCCATGATGGGTTGGAAGAAGACATCGAGACTCTGTTGCTGCAGTGCATCCCTCAGTTCGCCCTCCAGCGCAAACCGGGAGCGCGCGGTCATCTGTATTTCCGAATCGAACAGGGTGGAGCGGTCCCGACCCTGCCGCTTGGCGTGGTACATGGCCGCTTCAGCGCCCCTGAGCAGTTCCTCCGGTTCTTCGCAGTCACCGGGGAAATGACAGATGCCGACGCTGGCACTGATGTTCAGGGTCTGGTCGGAAACCTTGATAGGCTGGCGGATGCGACCCTGGATTTCGCGAGTAACCTCACCCAGGAAATCGGGCAGGGTATAGTTGCGGATTACCAGGGCGAACTCGTCGCCGCCAATTCGGGCGAGAAAATCTTTTCCCGCGAGCTGGAGCTCTCTCAGGCGTTGCCCGATGCCGGCAATAACCTGGTCTCCAGCCTGGGGCCCCAGACCGTCATTGATGGTTTTCAACCGATCCACATCAATCCAGAGCAGGGCCAGGCTGCCGGTACCCCGCTGCTTGATTTTGCGTACCAGGTGCTCCAGGCGATCGCGCAACGAATCGATGTTGGCCAGGCCGGTCAGGGCATCGTAGCGGCGGACATAGTCGAGGGCCCGTTTCGAACGCAGCCAGGCCTCGTGGGTGTTCATCAGGCTGATGGTGTCAGCGATGGCGACCGCCAGGGAGATGTCCGGTACCGTCCATGCCCGGCAGGTACCGGACTCGAGGCAGACGACGCCGCTCAGCCGTTCGCCGTCAAAAATCGGCGCGTCGAGCATCGCCTGGATGTTCTGCACCGACAGGTATTCGCGATCGAAGGAACTGGTTCGAGGATCGTTGCGGGCGTCCTCGACGGCAATCACTCGTTCCTCGGTAATCGCCTTGAAGTAGGCGGGGTGGTCGGAACGGAACAGCTGGATATCGGAAGGCTCTGCGGGGGGGACTTTTCTCCGCGCTTCGCTCTGGTCGTGCAGCCATTCACATCGAATACGGTCGCGCTCGGGCGGGAACTGCCAGACGCTGGCGCGCCGGAGGCCCAGGCGGTTGGCGCAAAGCTCCAGCAGAGCCGCGAGTTTCCGGGTCCTGGGAAGGTCAATGAAGCTGGTGTTGTGGCTCAGCTCCATCAGTGCCTTATGGTGGGTCACAAGAACATCACTGTCGCGCATGGCCGGGCTCAATGTCAGATCCTCGTTATTGAAATACGGGCGGCCCTGTTTGCTGGTTCTGTCGGGAAGGTCAAGAGCAGATCAGGTCAGTCCTGAACTCCCTGAAAAATATGACAGTTCAGGTGTTTCTTGTCCAATGCGGGAGGCGCTCACGCCGGGTCAGTCACAGGCTGGCCGGCTTTCCCGGTTACATTGGCGGAGTGCAGAAGTGGCCACGGCGCTTCCGCCTCAAGTGCGAAGGCGATGTCCAGCAAGGTGCGTTCGCCGCTGTGCTGGCCCATGAACTGCACGGCAACCGGGAGGTTCTCCGGCGTGCGCCCCATGGGAAGGGCGATGGCGGGCGCGCCAGTTGCGTTTGCCAATGGTGTGAAACTGACGTAGCGCCGCAGACGCTCGAACAGGGTATCGAAGGGAACGTCTGGGCTCAGGTGGCCCAGTTCCGGCGTCGTATGGCCAAGGACGGGCGTTAGCACCGCGTCGTAGCCCTTCATCGCTTGGGAGTAGTCCCGGTGCGATTGCTTGAGCCGCCAGAGGGCGGCGGGCAGGCGCCAGAACTGCCGTCGGAACAGGGCATCCAGACCGTTGGTGAGGCCGTCCGTCTGTTGTCTGTCAAACTCCGGATGCAGCAGCTTTTTGCCGTTGACCCTTACTCCGAAGGCCAGGAGCGCCCAGTAGAGCGCGAAATCCTCCGGAAATGAGCGGTGTACCGGTACGGGGATCGGCTCCACCCGATGGCCGAGCTTCTCCAGGGTGTGGGCCGTTTTTTCCACGGTTCGGCGGGTAATGTCGTCCGTTCTGTGGCCATTGATGGAGTCGAGCACCAGGCCAATTCTCAGCTTTCGATCCGAAGGGCCCTCCATGTGGCCAACGGCGGCCAGCCTGGTGTTCCTGTGAAAAAGCTCGGCCTGTTCCAGGAAATTCGCGGTGTCCCGAACCGAGCGGGAAACAATGCCTTCGCCGATGATGTTCAGCGGCAGCGAGGCCGCCGCTTCGTTGTCCAGCAGGCGGGCGCGGGTTGGCTTCAGACCAACCAGGCCACAACAGGCAGCAGGGATCCGGATGGAACCACCCCCATCATTGGCATGGGCGACGGGCACCACACCGGCGGCGACCAGCGCAGCAGACCCACCGGAGGAGGCGCCAGCAGAATACCCCAGGTTCCAGGGATTACGGGTCGCAGGCGCATGGGCAGGTTCGGTGGTGGCATTGAATCCGAATTCGGGCAGTGTGCTTTTGCCAAGGCAAACGAAGCCCTGGGCCAGCAGCTGTCGGGCGAAAGGACTGGTGTCGGTGGCCCGGGCGGCTGGAACGGCCAGGGAACCATGTTGCGTGGTCTGCCCGGCAACGTTGGTGTTGTCCTTGATGAACGTAGGCACACCCCGGAAGTATGGCCAAGACGCGGGGCGGTCGTGGTTGTCGAGGGCCCGGGCCTCCGCCATGGCCCGCTCGTAGTCTTCTGCGGCCACGCCCTGCAGCAGGGGTTGTGCAACGTTTGCGCGGTCGATGGCGGCCTGGGTCACTTCCGCCACCGAGACCTCTTTCTCTCTCAGGCGGCGGGCGAGGGCGGTGGCGTCGTCGTGTCCCAGCGCATCGTTTCTGAACGCCGAGCAGGTTTTTGGAGCCGGGGCATCGGGCATAGTGCTTCCCTGTCTGTCTGGTGGCCAGTTCAGTATTTACTCTACGGTAATCTCCAGCGTGGCAACATGTCATTTCGGGAAGCTGAGACAGGGGCGTGATAAAAGTCCGTAAAAAGGCTCTTTTCATCCGTGTTTTCAGGTAATAAGCTGATGGTTTGATTCTTTGTTAGCGATCCCGATGGAAATCACAGAACCGCTTGTACGCCACTTTCTCGGCATTTTTTTCCTGATGATCGGCCTGCAGTTTGCGGGCCGCAGCCTCGGGTTATACAGCCGTATGCACTTCTCCCATATCAACTATGGTGAGCGGGGTTCCGCACCCTGGTGGCACAGACACATTTTCAACGTATTCCGGGCACTGATTCTTTCGGTATGCGTGGTGCGGATTTTCGCGGACATTGATGGCTGGCTGGGGGTGTTCGGCTGGCTATACCAGTGGCCGGTGCTGGCGGCCGGGATGGTCTTGTTGCTGGGCTCCTTTGCGGTCGTGAACTACCTGCAGGCCTACATGCATGAGGATTGGCGTTCGGGGATTGACCCCCGTAAAAACCGGAGCAGGCTGCTGACCGAAGGGCCATTTTCCCGATCGCGCAACCCGCTGTTCATGGCGGTGATCGCCGGCCAGCTGGGATTCTTCCTGGCGCTGCCCAGTGTGTTCTCTCTGGTGTGTCTGGTAGCCGGCGTGCTGGTGATTACCCGCCAGGCCCGGGAGGAGGAAAAGGCCCTGGCGGAGAAATTCGGCGATGAATACGAGCGTTATCGGGTCAGGGTACCGCGCTGGCTCTGAGTCCCTCAGCTACCCGGCCCGGCTCATGCCTGGCGTTTGCGGGCCTCCTTGATGACATCGTAGGCATGGCTGATTTCCCGGGTGCGCTCCTCGGCCATCTCGCGCATGCTTTCCGGTAACCCCTTGCCCGCCAGCTTGTCCGGGTGGTTTTCACTCATGAGTTTGCGGTAGGCCTTCTTGAGTTCTTCATCGCTCACCGAAGGCGACACGCCCAGCACCTTGTAGGCGTCACTGATCTGGTCGGCAGAGGACCGCTGACCGGCTCCCGCCTGGCCGGAATGGGCGCCCCCCCGGAGCATGGCTTCCAGCTGGTCCACCTGGCTTTCCGGCAGGCCCAATCCCCGCGCAATGCGAACCAGCATTTCATGTTCGGCCGGGTGCACTGAGCCATCCGCGGCCACGGCGGATACCTGCACCTGAAGAAACATTTGCAGCAATGCCGGCTGGCGGCCACTGGCCCGCAGGAAGCGTCCCAACTCCGCCTCGAGATCAAAGTCCGGTTGCTTGCCCCGGTAGAACGCCGCTTTGGCCTGGGCTTTCTGTGCTTCATTCAGGCGGAATCGTACAAACATGGTTTCCGCCATCTGGATTTCATCCCGCGACACCACACCATCGGCCTTGCAAAGGGCGCCCATGACGGCAAAGACGGAATCGATGAATCCGGACTGGATGCTTTGCAGTTTACCGATCAGGCGGCGTTTGAGGCGGTGGAGCAGGAAGGCGCCGATGGCAGCGCCCACCAGGAATCCCGGGAATTTTCCAAAAGCATAGCCAATCAGGCCGCCGACGATGATTGCAAACAGCATCCGAAAATCCTTTGAAGCGGAAAACAGGCCATAGAATATACGTGTTTTTCAGTCCTGCTTCATGAACAGGCGTTCATCGACCTCATCGATCTGTTCGGGTTTCAGGAACTGCCGGGCATAACGCCGATAGACTCCTGAACGAATGAACAGCTCGAACACCGGGCGGTCGATGTGTCCCTCGTCGGCCATTCGATCAAGAATGGTGAGGGATTCAGTGAGGGTTTTGCCTTCCTTATAAGGCCGGTCAACGGCCGTCAGAGCCTCGAACACGTCGGCCACCGCCATGATACGTTCAGGTATGCCCATGTCTTCGGCCGACAGGCCACAGGGATAGCCTTTGCCATCCATGCGCTCATGATGGGTGCCGGCGAGCCTGGGAACCTTGGCCAGCCGGTCGGGAAGGGGCAGGGCGTCCAGCATGCAGATGGTTTGCACAATGTGCTCGTTGATCTTGAAGCGCTCCTCCGGCGTGAGCGTGCCCCGCGCAATCGTGAGATTGTGCAGCTCGCCCCGGTTATAGGCGTATTCAGGCAAGGACATGTCGAAGCCCCACTGGTTGCGGGGATCGTCCTTGCGCACGGGTGGCAGGTGTTCGCCCCAGGGCCGGAGATGCTCGGGTTTGTCGGCAAGCAGCTGCTCGGATGCCGGGAGGGGCGCTTCTGGAATACCGGTCAGGGCTTCCTGTTCGTCCGGGGTCAGGCCCAGCCGGTCATCGAAATGGCGCTGCCAGGTTCTCTTGCCAATGCGGCGTATTTCCGCAATATCCGCCTCGGCCATGAATTCGCCGCCGTGATTGGCCCGGGCAATCACCGCGAAGTCGTCCTGCAGATCCTGCCAAGCCTGCTCCCGTTCCTGCCTTGCAAGGGCTTCATCCTCGCCACTCAGTTGCTTGCTGAGGTATTCGATCTCGACGTCCCGATGGAGAACTTCAAAGCGGGTCCGGATCTCGTGGATCCGGTTATGGATGGTTTCCAGCTTAACCGCCTTGTCGACCACGTACTCTGGACTGGTGATCTTGCCGCAATCGTGTAGCCAGGCGGCGAGGTGGAATTCCTGGAGTTGTTCCTCGGTCATGGAAAACGACCGGAACGCCCGACTGTCGCTCTGGATAGCCTCATCCACGAGCATCTGCGCCAGTTTTGGCACTCGCTCGCAATGGCCTCCGGTGTAAGGGGATTTGGCGTCAATGGCGTTGGCCACAAGACGGATAATGCCCTCCAGCAGCGCCTGCTGGCTTTCAATGAGTTCCCGGGTTTCGATAGCCACGGCGGCAGATCCGGCGATTTCATCCACGAACACGATCAGGTCGTCGCTGAGCTGGGTATTGTCACCGTGCTCCATCTCGATGGTGAGCACGCCGATGAGCCGTTTTCGGCGGTTGCGCAGAACGGCAAAGACCGGGTTGCCCGAGATCTGCTGGCGGAGCAGCCGAATGATGTCGCTGTCGTCGTCATCCGAGGACACGCTTTCGATGGTTGCCGGCAGCGTGAGGTTCTGGTTCACGGCCAGGGTCAGCTGTTGGTGCTGGCGGCTGAACAGGTAGATGCCGCCCCGGGCCTGGCCGACAATGTGCACAATCTGTTCGAGAATATCCCGCAGCAGATTGTTCAGGTCCTGGCCCCGGTTCAGTACCGTGGCAATGCTCTGGAAGCTGCGGATTGTCCGGGCCATGTCGTCCAGGGCCACACTCAATTGGCGGGCTTCCCGTATGTGGGAATCTGACCGTACCGGGGTATCGAACCGGAAGCGTGATAGCCGGCCGACCTGGTTGGTGAGGTGCTCCAGCGGCCGGCCCACCTGGCGCCCCAGGAACCAGCCGATAACCAGCAGGAGCAGGGCAATCACACCGGCGATCACGGTTTGCCGGGCGAGGGCCTGCCAGACTTCTGCCAGCAGCTCATCGGAGGGGATGGCGACCACGATGCGCAGCCCCTCATTTTCCAGGGCATCGAGGGATTCGGCCATGCCGTACCAGTCTTTGCCCTCTGCGCTGAAGAGGGACACCGGGCTGCCATCCACGATATCGCCGTTGCCCGACAGGACCTGGCTGATGGCCGGGCCGGGCTGTTGCCGGTTGCCGGAGTCAGCCAGAACCTGTTGATCGCGATTGACGATGGCAATACGTGTGTCCGGGGTCTGCCGAAGCTCGGCCAACTGACGACTGAGGTCGGTGACCGTCACGTCGATGCCGTATACCGCGCCCGCGTCGGCGGTTGCGGTGGCCGCGCGTCTGGACAGGGTGATGCCGGTTTCCTGGGTGGTGAAGAACAGGTAGGGTGCCGATAGTTCCGTGGTCTCTGAACCCCGAGCCTTACTGTACCAGGGCCGGGTTCTGGGATCGTAGCGGTAGCCGGGCACACTGCGTTGTTCCAGCGGTTTCATGTCGGCGTTGTAGAATCGCCATTCGCCAGGGACGCCTTCCCGACTGTGGGTAATGGTCTGGAGCAGGTAGCGGGTGCCCTCGGGTGCGTCCGGGAACTGCAGGGTGCCGGAGCTGAGTACCTTGCGCAGGAGCACGAAATCGCCGTCTGGATAGCCCGCGTAGACCGCGCTGACAATGTCGCTGCTGGCCAGGATATCGGCCAGCACCGGTAGCCGCTCCAGGCGCTGCTCGAGGTTTTCGGCATCGCCCAGGGCATCGTGGCTCAGTACCGCCAGGGCGGTTGAGGGCGGTGCGGTGATGGCGTGGATACGGTCGTCCACGCTGATGGCCAGCTGTCGGGCGGCGGCGCTTGCCGCCGATACCTTGGCGGCCTCCATGCCCCGGAAGCTCTGGCCAATCAATACCACGGTCAGCACCAGCATTCCCAGGGTAATGGCGGACGCGATCAGAAAAGGTAGCGACACCTGGGCTGACTGGCGTGTTCGTTCCATGGATGATCCTTGGCGGCGTGAATAGGCGTAATACCGGGAGGCGGGCGCCCACTAATGCAAGCGTAGCCGTTGTCCGGTTTT
This genomic interval carries:
- a CDS encoding methyl-accepting chemotaxis protein → MGWYSKSILNRVLLVVLAANLVVAAVAVVYLNFSLNVKDDFNDLVGNRMVTALESQDVLSEFKTQVQEWKNVLIRGSDPEQLEKYWQRFQDREAAIQSQLKTLIPRMTEPDAKALMTQFSQAHREMGQAYRRGFEAFTRAGFDPNAGDEAVQGIDREPARLIQEAARAVREDSLTRAEALNTTVTERSWLVASVLLLAIVLGTVVLILILISGVVRPAQKLTAQISRLGDGDLSDPVTMQRADELGQLADAARNLHRFLSDTGAQLKDNARQLNDTGELIRLNADSVVSQSDLAHQRIEQIATAMNEMSATAEDVARHAASVATEVAQTSEETATADTQINRAVDSMRRLTDQIRSSAQTVNQLASDGKKVGDVMKVIREIADQTNLLALNAAIEAARAGEAGRGFAVVADEVRNLAAKTQEATVEIDQIIGAISNASRDATEFMEASGVVAGESSEAVEAVRTTLAGINHRMGSINDATTQVATAAEEQTSVCEDINRNVTDVAETSEAMHQAAQNNLRTVPELEAMATRAQDLANRIRH
- a CDS encoding pseudouridine synthase; the protein is MTNPLTLLYRDEHLLVVHKPAGLLVHRSPIDRHETEFALQYARALNGGEHVYPVHRLDRPTSGVLVFARDSDTARRLGLAMMAGSVRKTYLAMVRGWPPSRGEIDYPLREEPEDRRLKGLEQPVREAITRYRTLATTEIPVAIEKYPSSRYAVVALYPETGRKHQLRRHMKHIHHPIIGDANHGRGRHNRYFAERFGQGRLMLAATAIAFDHPVSGESVVVQAKPEASFMEVLSIFPGFALPGQAG
- a CDS encoding putative bifunctional diguanylate cyclase/phosphodiesterase; the protein is MRDSDVLVTHHKALMELSHNTSFIDLPRTRKLAALLELCANRLGLRRASVWQFPPERDRIRCEWLHDQSEARRKVPPAEPSDIQLFRSDHPAYFKAITEERVIAVEDARNDPRTSSFDREYLSVQNIQAMLDAPIFDGERLSGVVCLESGTCRAWTVPDISLAVAIADTISLMNTHEAWLRSKRALDYVRRYDALTGLANIDSLRDRLEHLVRKIKQRGTGSLALLWIDVDRLKTINDGLGPQAGDQVIAGIGQRLRELQLAGKDFLARIGGDEFALVIRNYTLPDFLGEVTREIQGRIRQPIKVSDQTLNISASVGICHFPGDCEEPEELLRGAEAAMYHAKRQGRDRSTLFDSEIQMTARSRFALEGELRDALQQQSLDVFFQPIMDRTGQHMESMEALVRWQHPRRGWLSPIEFLDVARSAGLMYELGACVLERVCRHWREGMDAGLRLPTISVNLSAEQVLVQELPELVRKICELYEMPLTALQFEVTEDSIQGDFEVISGVLEQLVEAGAELAIDDFGTGYSSLSRLKSLPFSRIKIDRSFINNLPDDENDCAITLSIIGLARGLGLSVVAEGVELESHEAWLFDKGCDYLQGYRYSKPLPFADICAKFLNYPA
- a CDS encoding amidase, whose amino-acid sequence is MPDAPAPKTCSAFRNDALGHDDATALARRLREKEVSVAEVTQAAIDRANVAQPLLQGVAAEDYERAMAEARALDNHDRPASWPYFRGVPTFIKDNTNVAGQTTQHGSLAVPAARATDTSPFARQLLAQGFVCLGKSTLPEFGFNATTEPAHAPATRNPWNLGYSAGASSGGSAALVAAGVVPVAHANDGGGSIRIPAACCGLVGLKPTRARLLDNEAAASLPLNIIGEGIVSRSVRDTANFLEQAELFHRNTRLAAVGHMEGPSDRKLRIGLVLDSINGHRTDDITRRTVEKTAHTLEKLGHRVEPIPVPVHRSFPEDFALYWALLAFGVRVNGKKLLHPEFDRQQTDGLTNGLDALFRRQFWRLPAALWRLKQSHRDYSQAMKGYDAVLTPVLGHTTPELGHLSPDVPFDTLFERLRRYVSFTPLANATGAPAIALPMGRTPENLPVAVQFMGQHSGERTLLDIAFALEAEAPWPLLHSANVTGKAGQPVTDPA
- a CDS encoding methyltransferase family protein, which codes for MEITEPLVRHFLGIFFLMIGLQFAGRSLGLYSRMHFSHINYGERGSAPWWHRHIFNVFRALILSVCVVRIFADIDGWLGVFGWLYQWPVLAAGMVLLLGSFAVVNYLQAYMHEDWRSGIDPRKNRSRLLTEGPFSRSRNPLFMAVIAGQLGFFLALPSVFSLVCLVAGVLVITRQAREEEKALAEKFGDEYERYRVRVPRWL
- the djlA gene encoding co-chaperone DjlA is translated as MLFAIIVGGLIGYAFGKFPGFLVGAAIGAFLLHRLKRRLIGKLQSIQSGFIDSVFAVMGALCKADGVVSRDEIQMAETMFVRFRLNEAQKAQAKAAFYRGKQPDFDLEAELGRFLRASGRQPALLQMFLQVQVSAVAADGSVHPAEHEMLVRIARGLGLPESQVDQLEAMLRGGAHSGQAGAGQRSSADQISDAYKVLGVSPSVSDEELKKAYRKLMSENHPDKLAGKGLPESMREMAEERTREISHAYDVIKEARKRQA
- a CDS encoding HD domain-containing phosphohydrolase, with protein sequence MERTRQSAQVSLPFLIASAITLGMLVLTVVLIGQSFRGMEAAKVSAASAAARQLAISVDDRIHAITAPPSTALAVLSHDALGDAENLEQRLERLPVLADILASSDIVSAVYAGYPDGDFVLLRKVLSSGTLQFPDAPEGTRYLLQTITHSREGVPGEWRFYNADMKPLEQRSVPGYRYDPRTRPWYSKARGSETTELSAPYLFFTTQETGITLSRRAATATADAGAVYGIDVTVTDLSRQLAELRQTPDTRIAIVNRDQQVLADSGNRQQPGPAISQVLSGNGDIVDGSPVSLFSAEGKDWYGMAESLDALENEGLRIVVAIPSDELLAEVWQALARQTVIAGVIALLLLVIGWFLGRQVGRPLEHLTNQVGRLSRFRFDTPVRSDSHIREARQLSVALDDMARTIRSFQSIATVLNRGQDLNNLLRDILEQIVHIVGQARGGIYLFSRQHQQLTLAVNQNLTLPATIESVSSDDDDSDIIRLLRQQISGNPVFAVLRNRRKRLIGVLTIEMEHGDNTQLSDDLIVFVDEIAGSAAVAIETRELIESQQALLEGIIRLVANAIDAKSPYTGGHCERVPKLAQMLVDEAIQSDSRAFRSFSMTEEQLQEFHLAAWLHDCGKITSPEYVVDKAVKLETIHNRIHEIRTRFEVLHRDVEIEYLSKQLSGEDEALARQEREQAWQDLQDDFAVIARANHGGEFMAEADIAEIRRIGKRTWQRHFDDRLGLTPDEQEALTGIPEAPLPASEQLLADKPEHLRPWGEHLPPVRKDDPRNQWGFDMSLPEYAYNRGELHNLTIARGTLTPEERFKINEHIVQTICMLDALPLPDRLAKVPRLAGTHHERMDGKGYPCGLSAEDMGIPERIMAVADVFEALTAVDRPYKEGKTLTESLTILDRMADEGHIDRPVFELFIRSGVYRRYARQFLKPEQIDEVDERLFMKQD